CATTTACAGACACCTTGTTTGTTAGCTTTAGTTACCTCTTGGTCGGTATGTTTGCCTAACGAATGTTCATATTTCTAGCTTCAGGCTGGTTGGCCCACTTGCGTTGATAATTGCAGTAGTAACAGCTCTGGTAGACTATGAAGTAAGGACTGCGAGTGCGTGTTGAACAGCGGCATTTTCTGTCGCACATCGGACAGTTCTTCATCAGCTGCAGAATAGCCTCCTCGTCCACAATGTGCTGCAGAGTTGGTCTGTTTGGGACAGAAAAGAGAGCTGGGAAATGAGAAGGACTCAAATGTTGTATAGAACACGGCTAGAGCTGGAAAGATACAGAAGTTACCACTATGGATACATTGTTGCAGGAACAACAGCGGTGTTTAACCTGCATCACTGCAACTGAATGGGATATAAGTAAGCTCTGACGTATTATACTGTATCACACTCTGCGTGCTTTTATGTTAAGCTACATAGTTTACTTAACACATAAGGGAAACAGTTATTTGTTGACTCACTTCTCCATTGTTGCTGTGCATGCCTCTGGGACATTTGCTTGAATGCctatacataaaaataaaaataaaaaaagtcaaaacaatctTTGTTAATATATAACAGAGTGGACTCTATTGGACAACTTTTAGTACATCAGCAGCTGAACAAACTGTCTTCACCAGGCTGAGGAACATAAGAAATGTATCGAACAAAAATAGTTTGAGTAGTACACAGCAAGAAGACTCACCTGTGCTTCTGACCTGGCCAGGTGATCTGTCCATTACTGCCCAGGCGTCATGCAGCTGTAAAATACCACACACAGGGTTGCAGACAACGTTGTAGTCTTTTGCTACTACAAACAGAAAGTAGAATGGCAGGAAACTATAATATTCTCACCTAAATCAATCAGTGTTGCCTACACCGTGTTGTCCTTCTGCTAGTTtgcacacctgtgtgtgtgtctgtgtgtcttgtggatttaaaatgtagttttatctTGCAACACTGattgtttgagataaataaataaatgaaatgaactaCACAGGCTTACATGAGAGTGTCAACAAGGGTCGcaacttttctctctctctgccacctTGGTATAAAGAGAACACGAGAGAGAAGCTCGTGGCCGTGTAAGTTGATACCGGttgttaacaaaacaaacaaacttgcTAGTGCGCATGTTCAGAGTGACGTCATGAGCCACTGAACGCGGAAGATCTGAGCTCCGTGATTGAATTGCTTTATGCGtttaatacatccatgtttTGATCACTCTCATTGGAAGGAACGGGGCTTCCCGCCTAACGCTCTTTACAGTTATCTTAATGCATCCATGGACAATACTAACCATCGAAAGCGGGCACTACGGCTTAAGTGGTCAGTGCACAGTAGCAGTGTTCTGACGGTAGTATGTGTAACGACAGCCCTAGGCTTCCATAAACTTTTCCTCGCACGTCGAGTATTTCCTTGTAAAGACAGCACGAGAACAAAGTAGGCTAATATGCAAGATCAAAGCAGGCCTGGAACTTATAATTTCGATCGGTAACACTCAAATAAGCATTAAGGTTTCATATTAAAACAAGCATATGTATACGTGTACGTTCCTGAGACTAGGGAAATCATAATAAGAAATCATAAAGACCTTACCTGCAATGTGTCTGCAGCAGTTCTTTTCGCTTTTGGAATGGCATTTGCCTTCAGATACCGAGACTTAACGCTCTTTTCGGTGTATTCGTCCTCATCAAAATGTTCGCTGCAAACACGATAATCTCTCTCACGTAATGTTCGCAAGGGAGTTTTCACATCGAGCTGAAGTGCAGCCAGCCACAAATTTAAAGTTTCCCGGTTGCGGTAGGGTAGACGGTGAAAGCTCAAGCACAAATATCTCTTCATTTTGTTGCCGCAATCTGGAAAGGCGCAAACTCGAACCATTTTCTCAGATTTCTCCTGATCTAAGCTACGTCCGTCAGCTCTTCGACCTCCACTCTGATGTCGACAACAGTCTCCACTGATGTTGGTTTACAATGAGCACGCGCAAGAACTCAAGCCTTGTTGGAGCAGTGCAGGCTCAGTTGTGATGTCAGACTACAGCCTATCTATGTTGGTACAGTCCTTACTATGGACATAACCACGGCAATTCgttttttggtgaaaaaaaaaaatacgttttggaatattggattgtatgagttAGACACTCGACTTGTGTGGCCTTCACCGGAACtaaacagaggtatgtgcactggcaactaacatctgcactcgaccagaGCTGGTCCGATTGACTCTCATCGGGTATGActcgttatgccgtaaaccgtttacatctgagcatgcgcgactcaaatctgcactctcctcacattaggctcgttcgagatgagccaggtctgcgcagaatcgatcaccggcgatcggcgcccgttgcatgccggttagatttctgtccgacttgatcccgaccatagaccgttaatccgacttgctctgacgtcatgcacacgtgggcaacgggaatctcacgagagcaaggcggccgcagttctgagacccaGNNNNNNNNNNNNNNNNNNNNNNNNNNNNNNNNNNNNNNNNNNNNNNNNNNNNNNNNNNNNNNNNNNNNNNNNNNNNNNNNNNNNNNNNNNNNNNNNNNNNatagtgacgtttagaagtcagagaaactaaatctgatAAGATCActgatcatctacagtgtgttgttgattaaaatcattacgagattgcatgtagagcactttgccagcCACCctgttataattaaaacaactggagaccgtgtacaagctgatatgtgggtctgattatattttattaaatcggaatcgcaccacagtgtttatgtcacttcctgtccagcctgaaggcggctggaatcggatggaaactgtccgactttcccgcagctttctgtccccgcccccgctgctgccgcctgctctcgtccactttacaggcgaggcgcagttcatctcgaacgagcctattagCAAAGTTAGTAGTACGATATACGACTACTTCCGGTTTTCAAAATACGGGTTTAAAGTTTGTATAAAGTACACATGAAATAAGATTATCGGATTATCTTttcaagaaataaaaacccatttttttttactgtatacattttgaGATTTTACAAAGTAGTGTCCCACATTTCTACTGTATAATTACTTTAAAACTGAAAGTCAAGTtgctaaaaaacaattttgctCCATAAATCCAGTCAATGACTAACATATGAGTTGCTGTCTCTAAAAACACCAATATTAAAAATCGAATATGGAGTTTTTTCAAAGTccaacatttttactgtaaaaggaCTTTAAATCTGAATTTGTAGGTGCAATAAAACGACATTGCTCCATAATTCCAGGCAATGACAGATACATTTGAGTTAAGGACATCTGACTACACCCCGAAATATCAAACAATGTTACTGTATAAATATGGAGATTTGTCCAGGTAAAATCCCATACCTCTACTGTTAAATGACTACAAATCTGAAACTTGAGGTGCTATAAAAAGACTGGTCCATAATTCCAGGAAATGACTTACACTGTATATTTGAGAACAGGACATCACTGACTGCACCcatactgaaaataaaacatttttactgtacattttggggattttactAAGTTTCTACTGGAAAATTTACTCAAATCTGAAACTTAAAGAAGAATTCCGGtccatttcaacacaaagatctgttgtttggaaatttggagtgctgtcattAACAAGAGAAACGAAAACGATTAGTGCtgccgtgttatcctcctgttaGAGTTCGCACCCAagaggcttaaacagggcaagttctaaacatgttttaagcctctaaacatgttcaaaatgtaattacaagtTCCTACCCATGAGCAGTGATTTCTTTGGAGGGAACATAGCAAATCTGACTTCAGTAGATGCGACAGAAAAGCATAGAAATTGTGTTAATCCATaactgtttatttcctgtttttcacactagtcgattgtcaaactcatacaatccaatattccaaaatgtatttttttcccacaaaaaaaagatttgctgttgttgtctttAGTAATGACTATTTTgaaacaggctgtaacctggcaccacagtggagccaggagagctgcAGTGCAAGAGCCATCTGTGCCGGaggtaactaagcaacagtgggCTCTTGAACTTCTGACCTGCTGCAGCCCACtctgctctcctggctccactgtggtaACAGGTTCCAGCCGgaaatttaaaattcaaaaaggATAAAGATCTTAGTCTTGAACTGAACAGAAAAAGCTGCAGCTGAGCCTCAAATGATGAAACAAGATGTTTCAATTTGATTATGGATGTTATGGACAGAAAATCCTAAACGGTAATGCATTTTCTAATTATCTTGACTTATGTTTAAATGACTTATGACTTATTTAAGCTTGAAATGTGGGCCCTATTTCCACCTAGTGTTAATAAACATGATCCAATCTCAATATTCATATTGGCTGGGCACGGCTGACTTGTCCCAGCTCAAGGAAAACAACGCCATTGATAGACAGTTGAAATTCACTTTTTGAAAGGTAGGACTTCTGCTAATCTTTTTTTTGCCGGGA
The sequence above is drawn from the Etheostoma cragini isolate CJK2018 chromosome 2, CSU_Ecrag_1.0, whole genome shotgun sequence genome and encodes:
- the LOC117936492 gene encoding uncharacterized protein LOC117936492 isoform X2, with product MVRVCAFPDCGNKMKRYLCLSFHRLPYRNRETLNLWLAALQLDVKTPLRTLRERDYRVCSEHFDEDEYTEKSVKSRYLKANAIPKAKRTAADTLLHDAWAVMDRSPGQVRSTGIQANVPEACTATMEKPTLQHIVDEEAILQLMKNCPMCDRKCRCSTRTRSPYFIVYQSCYYCNYQRKWANQPEARNMNIR
- the LOC117936492 gene encoding THAP domain-containing protein 1-like isoform X1 encodes the protein MVRVCAFPDCGNKMKRYLCLSFHRLPYRNRETLNLWLAALQLDVKTPLRTLRERDYRVCSEHFDEDEYTEKSVKSRYLKANAIPKAKRTAADTLQLHDAWAVMDRSPGQVRSTGIQANVPEACTATMEKPTLQHIVDEEAILQLMKNCPMCDRKCRCSTRTRSPYFIVYQSCYYCNYQRKWANQPEARNMNIR